The Gordonia sp. KTR9 genome contains a region encoding:
- a CDS encoding exodeoxyribonuclease III → MPLTISTVNVNGIRAAVKHRSEANRGFLPWLDASGPDVVLLQEVRADEELAREALAPALADGWHLTMCESVVKGHAGVGVLTREAPSAVRVGFGSAEFDDLGRYLEVDVDTDLGSLTAASLYLPKGAALTEAEKDIAKHDEKVRFMDEFGAHLGRLVRRRRHVVVGGDWNIAPAEADIKNWKGNLKSPGFLPHERAWVADLLESGWRDVVRELFPDDAGPYSWWSWRGKAFDNDSGWRIDYQLANKTLAARANKAEVERAAAYDLRWSDHAPVTVRYE, encoded by the coding sequence GTGCCACTCACGATCTCCACGGTGAACGTCAACGGAATCCGCGCAGCGGTCAAACACCGGTCGGAGGCCAACCGCGGCTTCCTGCCATGGCTCGATGCGTCGGGACCGGATGTGGTCCTGCTGCAGGAGGTCCGCGCCGACGAGGAGCTCGCGCGCGAGGCGCTGGCCCCGGCCCTCGCCGACGGGTGGCATCTGACGATGTGCGAGTCGGTCGTGAAGGGCCACGCGGGTGTCGGTGTGCTGACGCGCGAGGCGCCGTCGGCGGTGCGGGTCGGGTTCGGGAGCGCCGAGTTCGACGACCTCGGCCGCTACCTCGAGGTCGACGTCGACACCGATCTGGGGTCGCTGACCGCGGCGAGTCTCTATCTCCCCAAGGGTGCCGCGCTCACCGAGGCGGAGAAGGACATCGCCAAGCACGACGAGAAGGTCCGCTTCATGGACGAGTTCGGTGCCCATCTCGGCCGGCTGGTCCGCCGGCGTCGCCATGTCGTCGTCGGCGGTGACTGGAACATCGCGCCCGCCGAGGCCGACATCAAGAACTGGAAGGGCAATCTCAAGAGCCCCGGTTTCCTCCCGCACGAGCGGGCCTGGGTCGCCGACCTGCTGGAGTCGGGCTGGCGTGACGTCGTGCGCGAACTGTTCCCCGACGACGCCGGGCCCTACTCCTGGTGGTCGTGGCGCGGGAAGGCCTTCGACAACGACTCCGGGTGGCGCATCGACTATCAGCTCGCCAACAAGACGCTGGCTGCCCGGGCGAACAAGGCCGAGGTCGAACGTGCCGCGGCGTACGACCTCCGCTGGTCCGACCATGCCCCGGTCACCGTGCGGTACGAGTGA
- a CDS encoding D-alanyl-D-alanine carboxypeptidase family protein: MTSTWTRRTACALVAVLTFGVLGMLARTGPAVAVPLPTPPPVVTTPVTDHCPHKVATPPAVDESEVVAPGSATPTPLPVPTPTLGGDALAGCGVIADPAAGPVPPRLTSAGWLIADLESGRVIAAKDPHGRYRPASTIKVLLALVVLDELDLAAHVVPTAEDWSTEGDSCGMGPGGIYTVRDLLTGLLLVSGNDCANALARELGGVDAALEKMNDRAKLLGAHDTRAASPSGLDAAGMSSSPYDLALFFRAALAEPTFRELIAMRTFRFPGYPRRPDVPGDKDHPPYDMYSTNRLLIDGYPGIIGGKTGYTDDARKTFVGAAERDGRTVIIVQMFGLSVDGDLYWDQAEAMFDYGFRTDPAISVGRLVSPSADTPVVSSAPSPPQSENRAAATGSDQASSTSVQILIGLVAALVAVVLLLLGLRLSGRR, encoded by the coding sequence ATGACCTCGACGTGGACTCGTCGCACCGCGTGCGCGCTCGTCGCCGTGCTGACCTTCGGGGTCCTCGGCATGCTCGCGCGCACCGGCCCGGCGGTCGCCGTCCCGCTCCCGACCCCGCCGCCTGTGGTCACCACCCCGGTCACCGATCACTGTCCGCACAAGGTCGCGACGCCGCCCGCCGTCGACGAATCCGAGGTCGTCGCACCTGGATCGGCGACCCCTACTCCCCTCCCGGTTCCGACCCCGACCCTCGGAGGTGACGCGCTGGCCGGTTGCGGCGTCATCGCCGACCCGGCCGCCGGCCCTGTTCCGCCGCGCCTGACCTCGGCGGGCTGGCTGATCGCCGACCTCGAGTCCGGGCGGGTCATCGCCGCCAAGGACCCCCACGGCCGTTACCGGCCGGCGTCGACGATCAAGGTGCTGCTCGCACTCGTCGTCCTCGACGAACTCGACCTCGCCGCACACGTCGTGCCGACCGCCGAGGACTGGAGTACCGAGGGCGACTCCTGCGGCATGGGGCCCGGCGGCATCTACACCGTCCGTGACCTGCTCACGGGTCTCCTACTGGTCTCGGGTAACGACTGCGCCAATGCGCTGGCGCGTGAGCTCGGCGGCGTCGACGCCGCTCTCGAGAAGATGAACGATCGGGCGAAACTGCTGGGCGCGCACGACACGCGGGCCGCGAGCCCGTCCGGACTCGACGCTGCCGGGATGTCGTCGTCGCCCTATGACCTCGCGCTGTTCTTCCGGGCTGCTCTCGCCGAACCGACCTTCCGCGAGTTGATCGCGATGCGCACGTTCCGCTTCCCGGGGTATCCGCGGCGCCCGGACGTACCGGGTGACAAGGACCATCCGCCCTACGACATGTACAGCACCAACCGCCTTCTCATCGACGGGTACCCGGGGATCATCGGCGGTAAGACCGGCTACACCGACGACGCGCGCAAGACGTTCGTGGGCGCGGCCGAGCGGGACGGCCGGACGGTGATCATCGTGCAGATGTTCGGTCTGTCCGTCGACGGCGACCTGTACTGGGATCAGGCCGAAGCGATGTTCGACTACGGCTTCCGGACCGACCCCGCCATCTCGGTGGGCCGCCTCGTCTCACCGTCGGCCGACACACCCGTCGTGTCGTCGGCACCGTCACCGCCGCAGAGCGAGAATCGGGCCGCGGCAACGGGTTCCGATCAGGCGTCGTCGACCTCGGTCCAGATCCTCATCGGCCTCGTGGCCGCGTTGGTGGCGGTCGTCCTGCTGCTCCTCGGGCTGCGGCTGTCCGGTCGGCGCTGA
- the bfr gene encoding bacterioferritin, whose translation MRGDDEVIELLNEQLTSELTAINQYFLHAKMQQSWGLTEIAAKTRAESIEEMTHAEILTDRILFLDALPNYQRLLPLRIGQSIREQFESDMAIEVEVVERLRPGIALCRSKGDVTSANLLEQILADEEEHIDYLETQLELINKLGEQLYLSKTIATPPTNG comes from the coding sequence ATGCGTGGCGACGACGAGGTCATCGAACTGCTCAACGAACAGCTCACCAGTGAGCTCACGGCGATCAATCAGTACTTTCTGCACGCGAAGATGCAGCAGAGCTGGGGTCTGACCGAGATCGCGGCGAAGACCCGGGCCGAGTCGATCGAGGAGATGACGCACGCGGAGATCCTCACCGACCGAATCCTGTTCCTCGACGCGCTCCCCAACTACCAGCGCCTGCTGCCGCTGCGTATCGGGCAGTCGATTCGCGAGCAGTTCGAATCCGACATGGCGATCGAGGTGGAGGTCGTGGAGCGACTCCGGCCCGGCATCGCCCTGTGCCGGTCGAAAGGCGACGTCACGAGCGCGAATCTGCTCGAGCAGATCCTCGCCGACGAGGAAGAGCACATCGACTACCTCGAGACGCAACTCGAGCTGATCAACAAGCTCGGCGAACAGCTCTACCTGTCGAAGACGATCGCCACCCCGCCGACCAACGGCTGA
- the trpS gene encoding tryptophan--tRNA ligase, protein MTSDVERNGAPAAEAVPTRPRVLSGIQPTSDSFHLGNYLGAVRQWVALQDDFEAFYFIPDMHALTVPFDPKVLAERTRLSVAQLLAVGVDPERSTIYVQSHIPEIAQLTWVLSCITGFGEASRMTQFKDKSAKQGVDAAGVGLFTYPILMAADILAFQVDRVPVGEDQRQHLELTRDLAQRFNSRFGKVLKVPQAHIVEEFAKIYDLQNPTAKMSKSAETDKGLINLLDDPKRSAKKIRSAVTDTGSEIRFDAAEKPGVSNLLTIQSALSGVGVDDLVAKYEGKGYGDLKVDTAEVLTEFVTPLRGRVDEYLSDPAELDAVLARGAARARAVASETLASVYDRVGFLAPGR, encoded by the coding sequence ATGACCAGCGACGTAGAGCGCAACGGAGCCCCGGCGGCCGAGGCGGTGCCGACCCGCCCGCGTGTGCTGTCGGGTATCCAGCCGACCAGCGATTCCTTCCACCTCGGAAACTATCTCGGCGCGGTCCGACAGTGGGTGGCGTTGCAGGACGACTTCGAGGCGTTCTACTTCATCCCCGACATGCATGCCCTGACGGTGCCATTCGATCCGAAGGTCCTCGCCGAACGCACCCGCCTGAGCGTTGCCCAGCTGCTGGCCGTCGGCGTGGATCCCGAGCGTTCGACCATCTATGTGCAGTCCCACATCCCCGAGATCGCTCAGCTGACCTGGGTCCTGTCCTGCATCACGGGTTTCGGCGAGGCCAGCCGCATGACGCAGTTCAAGGACAAGTCGGCCAAACAGGGCGTGGACGCGGCGGGTGTCGGCTTGTTCACCTACCCGATCCTGATGGCCGCCGACATCCTCGCGTTCCAGGTCGATCGAGTGCCTGTCGGGGAGGACCAGCGTCAGCACCTCGAACTGACCCGCGATCTCGCGCAGCGATTCAACTCCCGGTTCGGCAAGGTGCTGAAGGTGCCCCAGGCGCACATCGTCGAGGAGTTCGCGAAGATCTACGACCTGCAGAACCCCACCGCCAAGATGAGCAAGTCCGCCGAGACCGACAAGGGTCTGATCAACCTCCTGGACGATCCGAAGCGTTCGGCGAAGAAGATCCGCTCCGCTGTCACCGACACCGGCTCGGAGATCCGTTTCGATGCGGCCGAGAAGCCCGGCGTCTCCAACCTGCTGACCATCCAGTCGGCGCTCTCCGGCGTGGGTGTCGACGATCTGGTCGCCAAATACGAAGGCAAGGGATACGGCGATCTGAAGGTCGACACCGCAGAGGTGCTCACCGAGTTCGTGACACCGCTGCGCGGACGGGTCGACGAGTACCTGTCCGACCCGGCCGAGCTCGACGCGGTCCTGGCCCGGGGCGCGGCTCGCGCCCGGGCCGTCGCCTCCGAGACGCTCGCATCGGTCTATGACAGGGTGGGATTCCTGGCGCCTGGCCGGTGA
- a CDS encoding cutinase family protein, with protein sequence MSAIAHLRTRRTSLVIAAVTAVAVAAALSLSGTAPAAAAECSESGAVVIVAGTNDPESAHLVGVEQRYTGKMPTVRDGEVVVVDDPGSAYLAEPKDVIYVDYPTTLWPLGAAGYDDSTAQGRSATASAIAGYQKRCGAESDIVVAGYSQGARVAGDVLAAIGNGRNVDEVVATDENGEVMLDENGAPVLVTIDSDGISGELYADPRQAGDKTGRGIELSLIGIIPGLTMAGSRGGSETDGGFGELEGRVVSVCIDGDPICDLPDPIHDPIGAIDGLLGYFTKHNLYPFQMYRDPRTPAWNDGRSVRCEPESAVCMVAADSAFAELVRDWARDAGYGGVIGDFLSGRPTIELPYGIELAKLQPVVRLVQGLLPPLPKLGYGAYLPDLFVFEDILQGILTLSPARFVDGATALAASLRSIVWLPVNFVRYWAGAIVGPVTPRAGTVTVLAADTTSLRSSTFARLATATDDAAEPVRAGSPTGSGAPAAPVTAQPGPTDPAPAVDPAADPSGAPADASGSDEPGEEPAPPSRADEVPAATDPSADNPTVDDPSAEDTSGDNTSEHDTSGGETSGNEPEPSGQGAGGERSDLEATGSEGGA encoded by the coding sequence ATGTCCGCGATCGCTCACCTCCGAACCCGACGCACCTCGCTCGTGATCGCCGCCGTCACCGCCGTCGCCGTCGCGGCGGCTCTCAGTCTGTCGGGTACCGCCCCGGCGGCGGCTGCCGAGTGCAGCGAGTCGGGCGCGGTGGTCATCGTCGCCGGTACCAACGACCCGGAGAGCGCCCATCTCGTCGGGGTCGAGCAGCGCTACACCGGGAAGATGCCGACGGTGCGCGACGGTGAGGTGGTCGTCGTCGACGACCCCGGTAGTGCTTACCTCGCAGAGCCGAAAGACGTGATCTACGTCGATTACCCGACCACACTGTGGCCATTGGGTGCCGCGGGGTACGACGACAGCACCGCCCAGGGCAGGAGTGCGACGGCGTCGGCGATCGCGGGGTACCAGAAGCGATGCGGCGCCGAGTCCGACATCGTGGTCGCCGGCTACTCACAGGGCGCCCGTGTCGCCGGCGACGTCCTCGCAGCCATCGGCAACGGCCGGAATGTCGACGAGGTCGTCGCGACCGACGAGAACGGCGAGGTCATGCTCGACGAGAACGGCGCTCCGGTCCTCGTCACCATCGATTCGGACGGGATCTCCGGCGAGCTCTACGCCGACCCTCGACAAGCCGGTGACAAGACGGGGCGCGGCATCGAGCTGTCGTTGATCGGGATCATCCCCGGTCTGACGATGGCGGGGTCGCGAGGCGGGTCCGAGACCGACGGCGGGTTCGGGGAGCTCGAGGGCAGGGTGGTGTCCGTGTGCATCGACGGCGATCCCATCTGTGATCTGCCGGACCCGATCCACGACCCGATCGGCGCCATCGACGGCCTCCTCGGCTACTTCACCAAGCACAACCTGTACCCGTTCCAGATGTATCGGGACCCGCGCACACCCGCCTGGAACGACGGGCGGAGCGTCCGATGCGAGCCGGAGTCAGCGGTCTGTATGGTCGCCGCGGATTCCGCGTTCGCCGAACTCGTGCGGGACTGGGCGCGCGATGCCGGGTACGGCGGCGTCATTGGGGACTTCCTGTCCGGGCGTCCGACGATCGAGCTGCCGTACGGGATCGAACTCGCGAAGCTGCAGCCGGTGGTCAGGCTCGTGCAGGGTCTGCTGCCGCCGTTGCCGAAACTCGGGTACGGCGCCTACCTACCGGACCTCTTCGTCTTCGAGGACATCCTCCAGGGGATTCTCACGCTGTCGCCGGCGCGGTTCGTCGACGGTGCGACCGCACTGGCTGCGAGCCTCCGCAGCATCGTCTGGTTGCCGGTGAACTTCGTGCGGTACTGGGCGGGCGCGATCGTCGGGCCGGTGACACCGCGGGCCGGCACGGTCACGGTCCTCGCGGCGGATACGACGAGCCTGCGATCGTCCACGTTCGCACGGCTCGCGACCGCGACCGACGACGCCGCCGAGCCGGTTCGCGCCGGCTCGCCGACCGGGTCCGGTGCCCCGGCTGCACCGGTGACCGCGCAGCCCGGCCCGACCGATCCGGCTCCGGCGGTCGACCCGGCCGCCGATCCGTCCGGTGCGCCCGCCGACGCCTCCGGGAGCGACGAGCCCGGAGAGGAGCCCGCTCCGCCCTCGCGCGCCGACGAGGTTCCGGCCGCCACCGATCCGTCGGCGGACAACCCGACGGTGGACGATCCGTCAGCGGAGGACACCTCAGGAGACAACACCTCAGAACATGACACCTCGGGGGGCGAGACGTCGGGGAACGAGCCGGAGCCGTCCGGGCAGGGTGCCGGCGGGGAGCGCAGTGACCTCGAGGCCACGGGGTCCGAGGGCGGAGCCTGA
- a CDS encoding bifunctional o-acetylhomoserine/o-acetylserine sulfhydrylase, producing MSDAPDGTLADGTNPADNWSFETKQIHAGQAADAVTNARALPIYQTTSYVFNDTQHAANLFGLAEPGNIYTRIMNPTQDAVEQRIAALEGGVAALLVASGQAAETYSILNIVETGGHVVSSPRLYGGTFNLFHYTLPKLGVEVSFVEDPEDPASWQAAVKDNTRAFFGESISNPNNEILDIKGISEVAHRNGVPLIIDNTVATPYLINPLAHGADIVVHSATKYIGGHGTAIGGVIVDGGTFDWRVQRDGKDLFPGFTTPDPSYHGAVFADLGAPAYALKARVQWLRDTGAAISPFNAFLLAQGLETLSLRIERHVANAQKVAAFLEKHDQVESVAYAGLESSPWFKRGQELAPKGQGAIIGFEITGGVDAGKKFVDALSLHSHVANIGDVRSLVIHPASTTHSQLTPEEQLAAGVTPGLVRLAVGIEGIDDILADLEQGFAAAK from the coding sequence ATGTCTGATGCCCCTGACGGCACTCTCGCCGACGGCACCAATCCAGCGGACAACTGGAGCTTCGAGACCAAGCAGATCCACGCCGGACAGGCCGCCGACGCGGTGACGAACGCCCGGGCGCTGCCGATCTACCAGACGACGTCGTACGTCTTCAACGACACGCAGCACGCGGCGAACCTCTTCGGACTCGCCGAACCGGGCAACATCTACACCCGCATCATGAACCCGACACAGGATGCCGTCGAGCAGCGGATCGCCGCGCTCGAAGGCGGCGTCGCCGCATTGCTGGTGGCATCGGGTCAGGCCGCAGAGACCTACTCGATCCTCAACATCGTCGAGACCGGCGGTCACGTGGTGTCGAGTCCGCGGCTGTACGGCGGCACCTTCAACCTCTTCCACTACACGTTGCCCAAGCTCGGCGTCGAGGTGAGCTTCGTCGAGGATCCCGAGGATCCGGCGTCGTGGCAGGCCGCGGTCAAGGACAACACCCGTGCGTTCTTCGGTGAGTCGATCTCCAACCCCAACAACGAGATCCTGGACATCAAGGGCATCTCAGAGGTCGCGCACCGCAACGGCGTACCGCTCATCATCGACAACACCGTCGCCACCCCGTACCTGATCAACCCGCTCGCCCACGGCGCCGACATCGTCGTGCACTCGGCCACCAAGTACATCGGCGGACACGGCACCGCGATCGGCGGCGTGATCGTCGACGGCGGCACCTTCGACTGGCGGGTCCAGCGTGACGGGAAAGACCTGTTCCCCGGCTTCACCACCCCTGACCCGAGCTACCACGGTGCGGTCTTCGCCGACCTCGGCGCACCGGCGTACGCGCTCAAGGCGCGCGTCCAGTGGCTGCGCGACACCGGTGCGGCCATCTCGCCGTTCAACGCGTTCCTGCTCGCCCAGGGCCTGGAGACCCTGAGCCTGCGCATCGAGCGCCACGTCGCCAACGCACAGAAGGTCGCCGCGTTCCTGGAGAAGCACGACCAGGTCGAGTCCGTCGCCTACGCCGGCCTCGAGTCCTCGCCGTGGTTCAAGCGCGGTCAGGAGCTCGCCCCCAAGGGTCAGGGCGCGATCATCGGTTTCGAGATCACCGGCGGCGTCGACGCGGGCAAGAAGTTCGTGGACGCACTGAGCCTCCACAGCCACGTCGCCAACATCGGCGACGTGCGGTCGCTGGTCATCCATCCGGCCTCGACGACGCACAGCCAGCTGACCCCCGAGGAACAGCTCGCCGCCGGCGTGACCCCCGGACTGGTGCGCCTGGCCGTGGGCATCGAGGGAATCGACGACATCTTGGCCGATCTCGAACAGGGATTCGCGGCGGCCAAGTGA
- a CDS encoding type 1 glutamine amidotransferase: MSTRTEQAGSSPQRPRVLEIRHAESEPPGAYGPALDDTAETTTLRIWRDSASIDLTDFDAIVVLGGAMGVGDADRIPWIGDELDLLRRASDRGMPIWGVCLGAQMLAAALGGEVYTSDTPELGVHRVSLTDAGMADPVWGGAATAPTPREIDTVQWHFDTVVLPPGATLLASSESCVNQLFRVDNCYGVQFHLEAGGDLVTDWLSHPDSRSAVAGVLGESATDRFPGDAAAAEGITAPMADAVMRRWLREVVGHGRSRW; the protein is encoded by the coding sequence ATGAGCACCAGAACAGAGCAGGCCGGGTCCTCGCCGCAGCGACCGCGGGTCCTGGAGATCCGGCACGCGGAATCCGAGCCGCCGGGCGCGTACGGTCCCGCGTTGGACGACACCGCCGAGACGACGACCCTGCGGATCTGGCGCGATTCCGCGTCGATCGACCTGACCGACTTCGACGCCATCGTCGTTCTCGGCGGCGCGATGGGAGTGGGTGACGCCGACCGCATCCCATGGATCGGCGACGAGCTCGACCTGCTCCGTCGAGCCAGTGACCGAGGTATGCCCATCTGGGGCGTCTGCCTGGGTGCGCAGATGCTGGCGGCGGCTCTGGGTGGGGAGGTGTACACCAGTGACACACCGGAACTCGGCGTGCACCGGGTGAGCCTCACCGATGCGGGGATGGCCGACCCGGTCTGGGGTGGTGCGGCCACGGCACCCACACCCCGCGAGATCGACACCGTGCAATGGCATTTCGACACCGTCGTCCTGCCACCCGGTGCGACCCTGCTCGCGTCGTCGGAATCCTGCGTCAATCAGCTGTTCCGCGTGGACAACTGCTATGGCGTGCAGTTCCATCTCGAGGCCGGCGGCGATCTCGTCACCGACTGGCTGTCACACCCGGATTCACGGTCCGCGGTCGCCGGGGTCCTGGGCGAATCCGCCACCGATCGTTTCCCCGGCGACGCGGCGGCGGCCGAGGGCATCACCGCGCCGATGGCGGATGCGGTGATGCGGCGGTGGTTGCGCGAGGTCGTCGGCCACGGGCGATCCCGCTGGTAA
- a CDS encoding MFS transporter — MSDALSTTDAPADVSLTNRSTAPEANPGGTVSGGVSRRVRRWTILALALGGFGIGTTEFVAMGLLPNIAGSLGVSEPTAGHVISAYAMGVVVGAPLIAALTARMSRRTLLIGLMVAFTVGNLATVLAPDYGLLLVARFVAGLPHGAYFGVAALVAAHLAGPRNRAKAVGQVMLGLSVANVFGVPAAAWLGETFGWRSAFAIVVAIGVATVIALMRALPALTGMTTTDPLTELGALRRSQVWFTLVIGTVGFGGMFAFYTYLNSALTTDTGLSVSVVPFALMLYGLGMVTGNFVGGYVADRSVSVAILGGLTASAISLGAFATLAQNAWAALILTYLVALTGSTMLPALQTRLMDVAADAQTLAAALNHSALNIANAAGALLGGVVVGAGYGYLAPSVVGVLLAVAGIAVTVLALAASRRQARHHPVGS, encoded by the coding sequence GTGTCTGACGCTCTTTCGACCACCGATGCCCCGGCCGACGTCTCGCTGACGAATCGGTCCACCGCCCCGGAGGCCAACCCCGGGGGTACCGTCTCGGGCGGCGTGTCCCGGCGGGTGCGTCGCTGGACGATTCTCGCCCTCGCGCTGGGTGGTTTCGGGATCGGCACGACAGAGTTCGTCGCGATGGGGCTGCTGCCCAACATCGCCGGATCGCTGGGGGTGTCCGAACCGACTGCCGGACACGTCATCTCGGCATACGCGATGGGTGTGGTGGTGGGCGCTCCGCTGATCGCGGCGCTCACGGCGAGGATGTCGCGACGCACGCTGCTGATCGGACTGATGGTGGCGTTCACCGTGGGTAACCTGGCCACGGTCCTCGCGCCGGACTACGGACTGCTGCTGGTGGCGAGATTCGTGGCGGGCCTGCCGCACGGTGCCTACTTCGGCGTCGCGGCGCTGGTCGCCGCGCATCTCGCGGGTCCCCGGAATCGCGCCAAAGCCGTGGGCCAGGTGATGCTCGGGCTGTCCGTCGCCAATGTGTTCGGCGTGCCGGCTGCCGCCTGGCTGGGGGAGACGTTCGGCTGGCGGTCGGCGTTCGCGATCGTCGTCGCCATCGGAGTCGCCACCGTCATCGCGCTGATGCGTGCGCTGCCCGCGCTCACCGGGATGACGACCACCGACCCGCTCACCGAACTCGGTGCGTTGCGTCGTTCCCAGGTCTGGTTCACCCTCGTCATCGGAACCGTCGGGTTTGGCGGGATGTTCGCGTTCTACACATATCTCAACTCCGCGCTGACCACCGATACCGGGCTGTCGGTCTCGGTCGTGCCATTCGCGCTCATGCTCTATGGATTGGGGATGGTGACCGGCAACTTCGTCGGCGGTTACGTCGCCGACCGCAGTGTGTCGGTGGCGATCCTCGGTGGACTCACGGCCAGCGCCATCTCTCTCGGCGCCTTCGCGACGCTGGCGCAGAATGCTTGGGCGGCATTGATTCTCACATACCTCGTGGCGCTCACCGGGTCGACGATGCTGCCTGCCCTGCAGACCAGACTGATGGACGTGGCCGCCGATGCGCAGACGCTGGCCGCGGCGTTGAACCACTCCGCCCTGAACATCGCCAACGCGGCCGGAGCCCTGCTCGGTGGTGTCGTGGTCGGCGCAGGCTACGGCTATCTCGCGCCGTCGGTCGTCGGGGTGTTGCTGGCGGTGGCAGGGATCGCGGTCACCGTCCTGGCCCTCGCCGCCTCCCGGCGCCAGGCACGACACCATCCCGTCGGGTCCTGA
- a CDS encoding YhjD/YihY/BrkB family envelope integrity protein, producing MTSAPGTAKSPADTAKSAVDKGKSTVEKGKSAFAAAREKWPAVEHLVQTVERYNDRRGNVYAAAISFNGILALVPIIMVVFSIAAFVLANQPQLLEDLQKAVVEAAPGKMGEQLSEVIDSAIASRAAVGIVGLIGAAFTGIGWISGVRVAFTEMYGGRVDRNPVLSKVWDLLTFALLGLAFAATMGLTTLGNSGLTTTMLSWVGLDDASWAPIVVRAVAIVVSVFASWLLFTFVLARLPLVPLPMTHAMKAGLVTAIAFELMKSLGGLYLQSVLGSPAGVAFGPIFGVFVFAYLASRIVLYASAWCATDPINSRYQVVEEPDAALHRPVVISPTVEVNPTPRAGALAAAAGVGAAAAALVGVLRRR from the coding sequence ATGACCTCCGCGCCAGGCACGGCGAAATCACCGGCAGACACCGCGAAGTCGGCTGTGGACAAAGGGAAGTCGACCGTGGAGAAGGGCAAGTCGGCCTTCGCTGCGGCGCGCGAGAAGTGGCCGGCCGTCGAGCATCTGGTGCAGACCGTCGAACGGTACAACGACCGGCGCGGGAATGTGTATGCCGCGGCCATCAGCTTCAACGGCATCCTGGCGCTCGTCCCCATCATCATGGTGGTGTTCTCGATCGCGGCGTTCGTGCTCGCCAACCAGCCCCAGCTGCTCGAGGACCTGCAGAAGGCCGTTGTGGAGGCCGCGCCCGGCAAGATGGGTGAGCAGCTCAGTGAGGTCATCGACTCGGCGATCGCCTCACGCGCAGCGGTCGGGATCGTCGGTCTGATCGGTGCCGCCTTCACGGGGATCGGGTGGATCTCCGGCGTCCGGGTGGCCTTCACCGAGATGTACGGGGGTCGCGTCGACCGCAACCCGGTGCTGTCGAAGGTGTGGGATCTCCTCACGTTCGCTCTACTGGGCCTGGCCTTCGCGGCGACCATGGGCCTGACCACCCTCGGCAACAGCGGACTCACCACCACGATGCTGTCCTGGGTTGGACTCGACGACGCGTCGTGGGCGCCGATCGTGGTGCGGGCGGTCGCCATCGTCGTATCCGTGTTCGCCAGCTGGCTGCTCTTCACCTTCGTACTCGCGCGGCTGCCGCTGGTGCCGTTGCCGATGACGCATGCCATGAAGGCCGGCCTGGTCACCGCGATCGCATTCGAACTCATGAAATCGCTTGGCGGACTGTATCTTCAATCGGTGCTCGGGTCGCCGGCCGGAGTTGCGTTCGGTCCGATCTTCGGTGTCTTCGTCTTCGCCTACCTGGCTTCGCGCATCGTGCTGTACGCCAGCGCGTGGTGTGCCACCGACCCGATCAACAGCCGCTACCAGGTGGTCGAAGAGCCCGACGCCGCACTCCACCGGCCGGTGGTGATCTCGCCGACCGTGGAGGTGAACCCGACGCCCCGGGCGGGTGCACTCGCGGCGGCTGCCGGAGTGGGCGCGGCAGCAGCCGCTCTGGTCGGCGTCCTCCGGCGACGGTGA
- a CDS encoding (2Fe-2S)-binding protein produces MFVCICRAVTVDEVHAHCDAGAYTVDAISDRCGAGEGCGTCLDQLHDILSERASTATTAA; encoded by the coding sequence ATGTTCGTTTGCATATGCCGCGCCGTGACGGTCGACGAGGTTCACGCACACTGCGACGCAGGTGCGTACACCGTCGATGCGATCAGCGACCGATGTGGCGCAGGCGAAGGCTGCGGAACCTGCCTGGACCAACTGCACGACATCCTGAGCGAAAGGGCGTCAACCGCGACGACCGCTGCATGA